TCGAACGCACACGCCGCCATCCGGTCGATCCTGGACTCGAAGACGATGAGGTCCCTGAGCGCTGCCGTGTCCGTAAGTTCCCCGGCGAGCGCGTCCCGGATGACGCCCTTGAGCGCGAAGAGGAACCAGATCGCCTGGGAAGGGGGGAAGCCCTGGACGCACCGCACCTGGAGGATGCGGTCGAGATGGGGCACGAACTCGCCGGGCGGCGCGTCCGCGACGAGGGCGTCGAACAGCCCCTCGATGCCGGCGGTGGTGGCGGACCCCACGGGGTTGGCGAAGGAGTTCTTCTCCTTCCCGTAGAACGCCACTACGTCCGCGGGGTAGATCTGGAGCGCGGCCTGAACCCACCCGCGCACGATCCCACCCCTTTTCTGCCTGAGCAGGGTCTCCAAACCAGCGG
This Candidatus Deferrimicrobiaceae bacterium DNA region includes the following protein-coding sequences:
- a CDS encoding RsbRD N-terminal domain-containing protein, yielding AGLETLLRQKRGGIVRGWVQAALQIYPADVVAFYGKEKNSFANPVGSATTAGIEGLFDALVADAPPGEFVPHLDRILQVRCVQGFPPSQAIWFLFALKGVIRDALAGELTDTAALRDLIVFESRIDRMAACAFDVYAGYQKKIAEIRVNEIKGRVSTLSKMSKIRYGDPEVDPEQKDGPIDTVLPK